The Paracholeplasma brassicae genome contains a region encoding:
- a CDS encoding DegT/DnrJ/EryC1/StrS family aminotransferase, with the protein MEKKILLSSPHMSAEGYEQEYVKEAFDTNWVAPLGPNVNGFENEIAVKVGIGHAAALVSGTAAIHMALKAAGVKEGDIVLCQSLTFSATANPIIYEKAIPVFVDSDYETWNMSPKFLEEALIKYPNTKVVLVVHLYGLSADMDKIVALCKKHNVTLIEDAAESLGTTFKGRYTGTLGDYGIFSFNGNKIITTSGGGMLVSNNAERIQKVRFWSTQARNQARHYQHSELGYNYRMSNVVAGIGRGQLKVLDQRVEKKRQIYQYYKESLKDIKEIEFMPMNDWNYSNCWLTSITLKGKVTPVDLIIALEKENIESRPLWKPMHLQPFFEKYDFIGDRTSDDLFNRGLCLPSDSKMTIEEQNRVIKAIKEVFKNA; encoded by the coding sequence ATGGAAAAGAAAATATTACTTTCTTCACCACACATGAGTGCTGAGGGTTATGAACAAGAATATGTAAAAGAAGCCTTTGATACCAATTGGGTTGCGCCACTAGGACCTAACGTCAATGGTTTTGAAAATGAGATAGCAGTTAAAGTGGGTATTGGACATGCAGCTGCCTTAGTATCTGGAACTGCAGCTATCCACATGGCTTTAAAGGCTGCTGGGGTAAAAGAAGGCGACATCGTATTATGTCAATCTCTAACCTTCTCTGCTACCGCGAATCCTATTATCTATGAAAAAGCGATTCCAGTATTTGTAGACAGTGATTATGAAACATGGAATATGAGTCCTAAGTTTTTAGAAGAAGCACTTATTAAATATCCAAATACGAAAGTAGTATTAGTTGTCCATTTATATGGTCTATCTGCTGATATGGACAAAATTGTAGCCTTATGTAAAAAGCATAATGTAACTCTAATTGAGGATGCTGCTGAATCTTTGGGTACTACATTTAAAGGTCGATATACAGGAACCTTAGGGGACTATGGCATATTCAGTTTTAATGGGAACAAGATTATCACGACTTCGGGTGGTGGGATGCTGGTTTCTAATAATGCTGAACGTATTCAAAAAGTTAGATTTTGGTCTACTCAAGCAAGAAATCAAGCAAGACATTACCAACATTCCGAATTAGGCTATAACTACAGAATGAGTAATGTGGTTGCAGGCATTGGTCGCGGACAATTGAAAGTACTTGATCAAAGAGTAGAGAAGAAAAGACAGATTTATCAATACTATAAAGAATCATTAAAAGACATAAAAGAAATCGAATTCATGCCAATGAATGATTGGAACTATTCAAACTGCTGGCTTACTAGTATTACCCTAAAAGGAAAAGTAACACCTGTAGATCTAATCATTGCTTTGGAAAAAGAGAATATTGAATCGAGACCTTTATGGAAACCGATGCATTTACAACCATTCTTTGAAAAATACGATTTCATAGGAGATAGAACTTCTGACGATTTATTCAATAGAGGTTTATGCCTACCAAGTGATTCAAAAATGACTATTGAAGAACAAAATCGAGTGATTAAAGCAATTAAAGAGGTTTTCAAGAATGCATAA
- a CDS encoding DUF1667 domain-containing protein, producing MKELTCIVCPVGCHIEVSDEMVPTGNRCSRGAKYAIEEMTAPKRMITSTVKTIFPNLPRLSVKTSSPVPKELMKAILSDLDSIRVENHVKIGDVIIHNIKNTGVDIVSTKTSIVTFLGGAL from the coding sequence ATGAAAGAACTAACTTGTATTGTATGCCCTGTAGGGTGTCATATTGAAGTATCCGATGAAATGGTACCTACTGGAAACAGGTGTTCGAGAGGAGCTAAATATGCAATAGAAGAAATGACTGCCCCTAAGAGAATGATTACATCCACAGTTAAAACCATATTTCCTAATCTTCCAAGACTATCCGTGAAGACGTCTAGTCCAGTCCCAAAAGAACTTATGAAAGCTATTTTATCTGACCTAGATAGCATTAGGGTAGAAAATCATGTTAAAATAGGAGATGTAATCATACATAACATTAAAAACACTGGCGTTGACATTGTATCAACCAAAACCAGTATCGTAACTTTCTTAGGAGGCGCTCTATGA
- a CDS encoding winged helix-turn-helix domain-containing protein, which produces MNKNQFFKPTVLYKEYMILDMIEKDSRVTQREISKEIGIALSMVNDHLDQFEKEKLVKRIKHSTKHVEYLITKIGIERRKVLNIGYLNATKELYFQAKDTFEKFLAQVKDKGFTNILLYGAGEVAEMILHAIMTSKTNEVNVLAVIDDDLSKVGQKIGNYVIIPRESIHDFEHDGILITTYTKKDLIKDKLLQIDYPIENIIEFFE; this is translated from the coding sequence ATGAACAAAAACCAATTCTTTAAACCGACAGTATTATATAAAGAATATATGATACTAGACATGATTGAAAAAGATAGCCGTGTGACTCAAAGAGAAATTAGTAAAGAGATAGGGATTGCACTTTCCATGGTCAATGATCACTTAGATCAGTTTGAGAAAGAAAAGCTAGTCAAACGGATAAAACACTCAACGAAACATGTTGAGTATTTGATTACAAAAATAGGCATTGAAAGGCGTAAAGTCCTCAATATTGGATACTTGAACGCCACTAAAGAATTATACTTCCAAGCGAAAGATACCTTTGAGAAGTTCTTAGCCCAAGTCAAAGATAAAGGATTCACCAATATTTTGTTATACGGAGCAGGAGAGGTCGCAGAGATGATCTTACACGCGATTATGACATCTAAAACAAATGAAGTGAATGTCTTGGCTGTGATTGATGACGACCTTAGTAAGGTTGGACAAAAGATTGGCAATTATGTCATCATTCCAAGAGAGAGCATTCATGATTTTGAACATGATGGCATATTAATCACAACCTATACAAAGAAAGATTTAATCAAAGATAAATTGTTACAAATTGATTATCCAATTGAAAACATTATAGAGTTTTTTGAATAG
- a CDS encoding tyrosine-type recombinase/integrase: MTKHHLEDLTEIHLSEKNISASTIKSYKIVFKKYIDYLKKEDITYPRTSDVIRYKNQMKEQGYSTYYVYIHMSALKGLYLYLKMNQERFNLDPKYKYDIMTDIKNERIKPNVKKRVLTPLEAKQLLLYTKDQRKFIWDYRNHAIIYLMLTSGLSIHEITYLKLEDYQVLNDEALLYIKRKGHSENKQASKISRGANEAITDYISRRQDHNPYLFIAHKNKMEEKPLGRMFFMTMFNKLLKDVKLDHLGITPHSLRHTAATLNLLRGASIEETKALLRHVNIKSTEKYQAYINRLKDNSELEIDSYILREEMESNYLMFYYLLTDSYHIK, translated from the coding sequence ATGACTAAACATCATTTAGAAGATTTAACTGAAATCCATTTATCAGAAAAAAATATTTCAGCTTCAACCATCAAGTCATATAAGATTGTATTTAAGAAATATATTGATTATCTAAAGAAAGAAGACATCACCTATCCTAGGACAAGTGATGTCATTAGATACAAAAATCAGATGAAAGAACAAGGTTATTCGACTTACTATGTTTATATTCATATGAGTGCTTTAAAGGGCTTATATCTTTATTTAAAGATGAATCAAGAAAGGTTTAACTTAGATCCTAAATATAAATATGACATAATGACTGATATTAAGAATGAAAGAATAAAACCCAACGTTAAAAAAAGAGTCTTAACACCACTTGAAGCGAAACAACTCCTCTTATATACAAAAGACCAAAGAAAGTTTATTTGGGACTATAGAAATCACGCAATCATCTATTTGATGTTAACCTCAGGTTTAAGTATTCATGAGATTACTTATTTAAAACTAGAAGACTATCAAGTGTTAAATGACGAAGCATTACTATACATCAAAAGAAAAGGCCATAGCGAAAATAAACAGGCCTCAAAAATCTCACGTGGGGCTAATGAAGCCATCACGGATTATATATCTAGAAGACAAGATCATAATCCTTATCTATTTATCGCTCATAAAAACAAGATGGAAGAAAAACCGCTAGGCAGGATGTTTTTTATGACGATGTTTAATAAGCTTTTAAAAGACGTTAAGTTAGATCACTTAGGTATCACACCTCATTCACTAAGGCATACCGCAGCTACCCTTAACTTACTTAGAGGCGCTTCAATTGAAGAGACAAAAGCACTACTTAGACATGTGAATATCAAATCAACTGAGAAGTATCAAGCATACATCAATAGATTAAAAGATAACTCTGAACTTGAAATTGATTCATATATCTTAAGAGAAGAGATGGAAAGTAACTATTTGATGTTTTATTACTTATTAACTGATTCATATCATATCAAATGA
- a CDS encoding NAD(P)/FAD-dependent oxidoreductase, whose protein sequence is MKTYDLTIIGGGAAGLAALKSALDDRLNILLVERERILGGILNQCIHNGFGLHMFHEELTGPEYASRFIESLSNESFDILYGTTVIDIKKNDLFKLTLTSEAHGYQEIKSKAVIIASGCYERTRGAIELPGERPKGIMPAGSAQRYLNMDGYLVGKNIFILGSGDIGLIMARRMTLEGANVLGVAEIMPYSNGLTRNIVQCLDDYNIPLYLSHTVTNIKGKDKLEQITIQQVDDEFNPVPNTEKTFDVDTLLLSVGLIPDVGLFDSLQMTKSKITKSAVVDQTLMTSVEGLFICGNALHVHDLVDWVSKEGEKAGKYAKQYLLNGKNPKHVKRIIPGANIRYTVPQEIDFNNISEDAITLSFRVTRKLTSGTFKVMQNGEVIQIKKAKYIAPAEMENITIKFEELKKFEDITLELEETL, encoded by the coding sequence ATGAAAACATACGATCTGACCATTATTGGTGGTGGCGCAGCTGGATTAGCAGCCCTAAAAAGTGCCCTTGATGATAGACTAAACATATTACTAGTTGAACGTGAACGTATTTTAGGTGGCATCTTAAATCAATGTATTCATAATGGGTTTGGCTTACATATGTTTCATGAAGAACTAACTGGTCCAGAATACGCTTCAAGATTTATTGAATCTCTGTCTAATGAATCCTTTGATATCCTTTATGGAACAACCGTCATTGACATCAAGAAGAATGACTTATTTAAACTAACGCTTACAAGCGAAGCCCACGGGTATCAAGAAATAAAGTCCAAAGCAGTGATCATTGCTTCTGGATGTTATGAAAGAACACGTGGGGCCATTGAGCTTCCTGGCGAAAGACCTAAGGGCATTATGCCTGCAGGTAGTGCCCAAAGATATCTTAATATGGATGGGTATTTGGTTGGTAAAAACATCTTTATATTAGGCAGTGGAGACATCGGATTAATCATGGCCAGACGTATGACTTTAGAAGGTGCTAATGTACTGGGTGTTGCAGAAATAATGCCATATTCTAATGGTTTAACCAGAAATATTGTCCAGTGTTTAGATGACTATAACATTCCGTTATATTTATCTCATACCGTTACAAACATCAAAGGTAAAGACAAATTAGAACAAATCACAATTCAACAAGTAGATGATGAGTTTAACCCTGTTCCTAATACAGAAAAAACCTTTGATGTAGATACCTTACTTCTATCGGTAGGACTCATTCCTGATGTGGGGTTATTTGATTCCTTACAGATGACTAAAAGCAAGATTACTAAGAGTGCCGTTGTCGATCAAACCTTAATGACTTCTGTCGAGGGGTTGTTTATCTGTGGGAATGCACTTCATGTTCATGATCTGGTAGACTGGGTAAGTAAAGAAGGCGAAAAGGCCGGTAAATATGCTAAACAATATTTACTTAATGGTAAGAATCCAAAACATGTAAAGAGGATTATCCCTGGAGCAAATATCCGTTATACAGTCCCTCAAGAAATCGACTTTAACAACATCAGTGAAGATGCCATTACGCTTTCCTTTAGGGTTACAAGAAAACTGACTTCAGGCACATTTAAAGTAATGCAAAATGGTGAAGTCATTCAAATTAAGAAAGCAAAATACATCGCCCCAGCAGAAATGGAAAACATAACCATCAAATTTGAAGAACTTAAGAAGTTTGAAGATATCACTCTAGAACTGGAGGAAACATTATGA
- a CDS encoding acetyltransferase: MVKELIIIGNGTHSKVVSEIAVENGYTATGFIESSNNQKNTLGTLSDIDHIKFKYPNALFFIALGSNEFIKEIAIKHPDLVYRTLISKSAYVSPSASIKEGTVIMHRAVVNTNATIGSHSIINTGAII, from the coding sequence GTGGTAAAAGAATTAATCATTATTGGTAACGGTACACATTCAAAAGTCGTATCTGAGATCGCAGTAGAAAATGGTTATACCGCAACAGGTTTTATTGAAAGTTCAAATAATCAGAAAAATACGCTTGGAACATTATCAGATATCGATCACATCAAATTTAAATATCCCAATGCCTTATTCTTCATCGCCTTAGGTAGTAATGAGTTTATAAAAGAAATCGCTATAAAACATCCAGATTTAGTTTACAGAACCCTAATCTCAAAGAGTGCTTATGTTTCTCCTAGCGCTTCTATTAAAGAGGGTACAGTTATTATGCACCGTGCCGTTGTTAACACAAACGCAACCATCGGTTCTCACTCAATCATTAATACAGGTGCAATCATCTGA
- the glpK gene encoding glycerol kinase GlpK, translating into MKYILSIDQGTTSTRAIIFDKDSNMLAVASEEITQYYPNPGWVEHNPNEIWVSVLAVIARALLEARLKPEDIHAIGITNQRETTVVWDKLTGQPLYNAIVWQSRQTAAICDDLILKGYKETFKAKTGLLIDAYFSGTKIKWILDNVSQAREKAEKGELLFGTIDTWLVYKLTGESVHVTDYTNASRTLLFNIHTLKWDEELCDILGIPMSMLPKVKSSSEIYGHTIKEHFFGSIVPISGIAGDQQASLFGQTCFEKGSVKNTYGTGCFMLMNTGAKPIESQHGLLTTIAWGIGNEVTYALEGSVFVGGSSVQWLRDGIKLIHSAKETEALAKSLPSNEGVYIVPAFVGLGTPYWDSDARGAMFGLTRGTTKEHITRAILESICYQSMDVLRAMEEDTKLPIKSLKVDGGATVNQFLMQFQSDILNLKVEQPKILETTALGAAYLAGLSTGYWETKDDIKASWQLKNLFEPSMTEDIRAKYIKGWKVAVEASRHFKLK; encoded by the coding sequence ATGAAATACATCTTATCCATTGATCAAGGTACCACAAGCACAAGGGCTATAATTTTTGACAAAGACTCTAACATGCTTGCTGTAGCGAGTGAAGAGATTACACAATATTACCCTAATCCAGGTTGGGTAGAACATAACCCTAATGAAATTTGGGTTAGTGTATTAGCTGTCATTGCGAGAGCATTATTGGAAGCAAGACTCAAACCAGAAGATATCCATGCCATTGGGATTACCAATCAAAGGGAAACAACCGTCGTCTGGGATAAGTTAACCGGTCAACCTTTATATAACGCCATTGTCTGGCAATCAAGACAAACAGCAGCTATATGTGATGATCTCATTTTAAAAGGGTATAAAGAAACCTTTAAGGCTAAAACTGGCTTGTTAATTGATGCCTATTTCTCAGGAACTAAAATTAAGTGGATATTAGACAACGTTTCTCAAGCACGTGAAAAAGCCGAAAAAGGCGAACTCTTATTCGGAACCATTGACACATGGCTTGTCTACAAACTTACAGGCGAATCTGTGCATGTAACTGATTATACTAATGCCTCACGCACATTACTGTTCAACATCCATACCTTAAAATGGGATGAAGAACTTTGCGATATTCTTGGTATTCCAATGTCGATGTTACCTAAAGTGAAGTCTTCTAGCGAAATCTATGGACATACTATAAAAGAACATTTCTTCGGAAGCATCGTTCCGATTTCTGGGATTGCTGGTGACCAACAAGCTTCCCTATTTGGTCAAACTTGTTTTGAAAAAGGATCTGTCAAAAATACATACGGCACTGGCTGTTTTATGCTTATGAATACTGGTGCTAAACCAATAGAATCTCAACACGGATTATTAACTACGATTGCATGGGGCATAGGTAATGAAGTTACTTATGCACTAGAAGGTAGCGTCTTTGTTGGTGGCTCTTCTGTTCAGTGGTTAAGAGATGGTATCAAACTGATTCATTCAGCCAAAGAAACTGAAGCGCTTGCCAAATCATTACCTTCCAATGAAGGGGTATACATTGTCCCAGCCTTTGTTGGTCTAGGAACGCCTTATTGGGATTCAGATGCGAGAGGCGCAATGTTTGGCCTAACTAGAGGCACAACCAAAGAACACATCACTAGAGCAATACTAGAATCGATTTGTTACCAATCCATGGATGTATTAAGAGCTATGGAGGAAGACACCAAACTTCCTATTAAATCCTTAAAGGTAGATGGTGGTGCAACCGTTAATCAATTCTTAATGCAATTCCAATCAGACATTTTGAATCTAAAAGTTGAACAACCTAAAATCCTCGAAACAACTGCCTTAGGTGCAGCCTATCTTGCAGGATTATCCACTGGCTATTGGGAAACGAAAGATGATATCAAAGCCTCTTGGCAATTAAAGAATTTATTTGAACCGAGCATGACTGAAGACATCAGAGCTAAATACATTAAGGGTTGGAAAGTTGCTGTTGAAGCTAGCAGACATTTTAAACTTAAATAA
- a CDS encoding tyrosine-type recombinase/integrase codes for MSFHPLFQLIEDYLTDKDMTKESFDLYQTILKQYTNYLKNNQIEFAKTSDVTKYIKSIKDKGYSVSWINLQLTAIKGLYRYLSDNQRRYDLPLEYAFDITLSIKNEQSSRENNRPLLTIEQAKQLIIKTKENRRYIWHYRDHAMIYLMLTTGIRGVEVRRLKKKDFSVLNEQLILYVQGKGRDNADEYVKIPSGVEEAINDYLSKREDKSPYIFVSHRKHTDKYMLSRTFFDSMFKRVLRDSGLSDLNLTPHALRHTAATANLLRGESLEQTRQFMRHSQVTSTMIYAHHLKEKNLDSQNELESFILSSDE; via the coding sequence ATGTCTTTTCATCCACTTTTCCAACTAATTGAAGACTACCTTACTGATAAGGATATGACCAAAGAATCCTTTGACTTGTATCAAACCATACTTAAACAATACACTAATTATTTAAAAAATAATCAAATTGAATTTGCTAAAACAAGTGATGTAACTAAATACATAAAATCGATTAAAGATAAAGGCTATTCAGTTAGTTGGATTAATCTCCAACTAACAGCGATTAAAGGGTTATATAGATATTTAAGTGACAATCAACGAAGATATGATTTACCCTTAGAATATGCCTTTGATATAACGTTATCTATTAAAAATGAACAATCATCAAGAGAAAACAACAGACCACTACTAACGATTGAACAAGCCAAGCAATTGATCATAAAAACGAAAGAAAATAGACGATACATTTGGCACTATCGTGACCACGCGATGATCTATTTGATGCTAACAACGGGGATTAGAGGTGTTGAGGTTAGACGCTTAAAGAAAAAGGATTTTAGTGTACTTAATGAACAGTTAATCTTATATGTTCAAGGTAAGGGTAGAGATAATGCAGATGAGTACGTCAAGATACCTAGCGGTGTTGAAGAAGCGATCAATGATTATCTATCAAAAAGAGAAGATAAGAGTCCTTATATCTTTGTTTCTCATAGGAAACATACCGATAAATACATGTTATCAAGAACCTTTTTTGATTCAATGTTTAAAAGGGTTTTAAGAGACTCTGGGTTAAGTGATTTGAACCTAACACCACATGCCTTAAGACATACAGCTGCGACAGCTAATTTACTTAGAGGTGAATCACTCGAACAAACCAGGCAGTTCATGAGACACAGTCAAGTAACTTCTACGATGATTTATGCCCATCATCTAAAAGAGAAGAATCTTGATAGCCAGAATGAACTAGAAAGCTTTATATTAAGTAGTGATGAATAA
- the tnpA gene encoding IS66 family insertion sequence element accessory protein TnpA — protein sequence MRNKWRVLVKTYNESDLTMKDFCLKYDVKIHHLQYWLKKFKYESTLTSFVKVIIPSTKLKNH from the coding sequence ATAAGAAACAAATGGCGCGTTCTTGTCAAGACCTACAACGAATCAGACTTAACCATGAAAGACTTTTGTCTTAAATATGATGTTAAAATCCACCACCTACAGTATTGGTTAAAGAAATTTAAGTATGAATCAACACTCACAAGTTTCGTCAAAGTTATTATCCCATCTACCAAACTCAAAAACCACTAA